A region from the Symphalangus syndactylus isolate Jambi chromosome 2, NHGRI_mSymSyn1-v2.1_pri, whole genome shotgun sequence genome encodes:
- the LOC134733607 gene encoding uncharacterized protein: protein MNTNLLSDCGPYRQRLGNCASRSKPRSGESPTCGFPPPRHRAQPSLTVRRVPAQGQEATEKPSLAQGGRQGPPGVLQGRASDIATEARAATSPAPSSADCRPPQARARSPTPRSRAPPSLWRRLHA from the coding sequence ATGAACACAAATTTACTGTCCGACTGTGGACCCTACAGGCAGCGACTAGGAAACTGCGCTTCTAGGAGCAAGCCACGGTCAGGTGAGAGCCCGACCTGCGGCTTTCCGCCCCCGCGCCACCGCGCACAGCCCTCCCTGACCGTCCGCCGCGTTCCAGCTCAGGGCCAGGAGGCGACGGAGAAACCGAGCCTGGCCCAGGGAGGCCGGCAGGGCCCGCCGGGCGTCTTGCAGGGCCGAGCGTCCGATATCGCCACAGAGGCCAGGGCCGCGACGTCGCCAGCGCCCTCCAGCGCGGACTGCCGGCCACCGCAGGCGCGTGCTCGCTCGCCTACTCCGCGTAGCCGAGCACCACCGAGCCTCTGGCGCCGACTCCATGCCTAG